The following coding sequences are from one Verrucomicrobiia bacterium window:
- a CDS encoding metalloregulator ArsR/SmtB family transcription factor, with translation MTAAAHAKYKAQARILKALAHPTRLFIVDELSRGERCVCELTDMIGVEMPTVSRHLSQLKNAGLLEDEKRGLQVFYRLRAPCALNFFKCIEAVQAGRAGC, from the coding sequence ATGACTGCCGCCGCTCATGCCAAATACAAGGCGCAGGCCCGCATCCTCAAGGCCCTCGCGCATCCCACCCGCCTGTTCATCGTGGACGAATTGTCGCGGGGCGAACGCTGCGTGTGCGAACTCACCGACATGATCGGCGTCGAGATGCCGACGGTGTCGCGGCATTTGAGCCAGCTCAAGAACGCCGGCCTCTTGGAGGACGAGAAGCGCGGCTTGCAGGTTTTCTACCGGCTGCGCGCGCCGTGCGCGCTGAACTTTTTCAAGTGCATCGAGGCGGTGCAAGCCGGCCGCGCCGGTTGCTGA